In Fibrobacter sp. UWB10, a single window of DNA contains:
- the coaD gene encoding pantetheine-phosphate adenylyltransferase produces the protein MKKIAVFAGSFDPFTLGHLDIVKRAAALFDELYVLLAVNASKKYSLSESARIEIVKKSVENIPNVMVESFDGLTVEFMKRVGAKFLVRGIRGSADVEYEQTVAWNNKNLYPECETIFLSSVPEHLMVSSTVVRELLKVGIAKKSDGNEILAKYVPAEVIPLLTFN, from the coding sequence ATGAAGAAAATTGCCGTATTCGCAGGATCTTTCGATCCGTTTACCTTAGGGCACCTTGATATCGTGAAACGCGCCGCAGCGTTGTTTGACGAATTGTACGTGCTGTTGGCGGTGAACGCATCTAAGAAGTATTCGCTTTCGGAATCGGCAAGAATCGAAATCGTGAAAAAGTCAGTTGAAAATATTCCGAATGTCATGGTGGAATCTTTTGACGGACTCACGGTGGAATTTATGAAGCGTGTCGGGGCGAAGTTCCTGGTGCGCGGAATCCGTGGCAGCGCCGATGTGGAATACGAACAGACGGTGGCCTGGAATAACAAGAATCTTTACCCGGAATGCGAAACGATATTCCTGTCGAGCGTACCGGAACATTTGATGGTGTCTAGTACCGTCGTTCGCGAACTCTTGAAGGTTGGCATCGCAAAGAAATCCGACGGAAACGAAATTCTCGCTAAATACGTCCCCGCTGAAGTAATCCCTTTATTAACCTTCAACTAG
- a CDS encoding rhomboid family intramembrane serine protease, with the protein MLLISNAVVFGLAFIGGLLGLQLNLPGVGAGSIREYVAYFGAFWPFAPEQAWRFVTYMFVHVDFMHFLFNMLMLWMFGSEVADMMGTKHFTGMYFFCGIFAAVFSLAMYWLGMTNAPIIGASGALMGIFVAYYKFFPNRMLLMFFFFPMRIKYAMWFMVAVDVFMAHSSDGIAHFAHLGGVVGGFLYMYFYERGFGNLGKAFAKMHGPKFTVHPGGRAESESRKESSREPDDAIEGEVFYVDENKRMDEILAKVNREGINSLNETERQFLLKASEKLRRRRGGF; encoded by the coding sequence GTGTTGCTGATTAGCAATGCCGTTGTTTTTGGATTGGCCTTTATCGGAGGCTTGCTTGGTTTGCAATTGAACTTGCCCGGTGTTGGTGCTGGTAGCATTCGTGAATACGTGGCCTACTTTGGCGCCTTCTGGCCGTTTGCGCCGGAACAGGCTTGGCGTTTTGTGACCTACATGTTCGTGCATGTGGACTTTATGCATTTCTTGTTCAACATGCTCATGCTCTGGATGTTCGGTAGCGAAGTTGCCGACATGATGGGCACCAAGCATTTTACCGGAATGTATTTCTTCTGCGGAATTTTTGCTGCGGTGTTTAGCCTGGCTATGTATTGGCTCGGTATGACGAACGCCCCGATTATCGGAGCGTCGGGTGCCTTGATGGGAATCTTTGTGGCGTACTACAAGTTCTTCCCGAATCGTATGCTCTTGATGTTCTTCTTTTTCCCGATGCGAATCAAGTATGCCATGTGGTTCATGGTCGCGGTCGATGTGTTTATGGCGCATTCGAGTGATGGCATTGCGCACTTTGCCCACTTGGGTGGTGTCGTAGGCGGATTCCTTTACATGTACTTTTATGAACGCGGCTTCGGTAACCTCGGCAAGGCGTTCGCAAAAATGCATGGCCCGAAGTTTACGGTGCATCCGGGTGGCCGCGCCGAAAGCGAATCTCGTAAGGAATCGAGTAGAGAACCGGACGATGCTATTGAAGGCGAAGTTTTTTATGTAGACGAAAACAAGCGAATGGATGAAATCCTTGCTAAAGTCAACCGCGAGGGAATCAATTCGCTGAACGAAACCGAACGTCAATTTTTACTTAAGGCGAGCGAAAAGTTGCGCCGCCGCAGAGGAGGCTTCTAA
- a CDS encoding adenosine kinase: MKKVLGMGAALVDILANVDDAWIAAQGVQKGGMNMVDWPQMEKFLGSLKNPLRVPGGSTCNTMVGLSRLGGKAAFISKVGNDELGNIFKKHLQDNGVESKVGLSDAATGCVFSAVTPDAQRSMWTYLGASDFLASEDFEPALYDGVGLLYAEGYRAFNADCFKKSFTLARSLGVETALDFSSFGVVDACRKLFDELFAEKMIDIIIANEDEAFAYAGVKEEAALEVLAKKAKVAVVKIGKRGALIAKDGKVTRVQAGAAKAIDTTGAGDLWASGFLFGYMNGWDMEKSGNLGSVVSNEVVQVMGAQIPEDGWKRILATLS; this comes from the coding sequence ATGAAGAAAGTTTTAGGTATGGGCGCTGCCCTTGTTGATATTTTGGCCAACGTAGATGACGCTTGGATTGCAGCACAGGGTGTGCAGAAGGGCGGCATGAACATGGTCGACTGGCCGCAGATGGAAAAGTTCCTGGGCTCGCTCAAGAACCCGCTTCGCGTGCCGGGTGGTTCTACCTGCAATACCATGGTCGGACTTTCTCGCCTGGGTGGCAAGGCTGCCTTTATTTCGAAGGTCGGAAACGATGAACTGGGCAACATTTTCAAGAAGCACTTGCAGGACAACGGTGTTGAATCCAAGGTCGGTCTTTCGGATGCTGCTACCGGTTGCGTTTTCTCTGCGGTGACGCCCGATGCCCAGCGTTCTATGTGGACTTACCTCGGCGCTTCTGATTTTCTTGCTAGCGAAGACTTTGAACCCGCCCTTTACGATGGCGTGGGCCTGTTGTATGCCGAAGGCTATCGTGCATTCAATGCGGATTGCTTTAAAAAGTCGTTCACCTTGGCCCGCAGCCTGGGTGTAGAAACCGCTCTCGATTTTAGCAGCTTTGGCGTGGTTGACGCTTGCCGCAAACTGTTTGACGAACTCTTTGCCGAAAAAATGATTGACATCATTATCGCAAACGAAGACGAAGCTTTCGCCTATGCTGGCGTTAAGGAAGAAGCCGCCCTCGAAGTTCTTGCTAAGAAGGCGAAGGTCGCTGTCGTGAAAATCGGCAAGCGTGGTGCCCTGATTGCCAAGGACGGCAAGGTGACTCGCGTTCAGGCAGGTGCTGCCAAGGCTATCGATACAACCGGTGCAGGCGACTTGTGGGCATCGGGATTCCTTTTCGGCTATATGAACGGCTGGGATATGGAAAAATCGGGCAATTTGGGCAGTGTTGTCTCGAATGAAGTGGTCCAGGTGATGGGCGCCCAGATTCCGGAAGACGGCTGGAAGCGAATTTTAGCCACGCTTTCGTAA
- a CDS encoding choice-of-anchor I family protein: MNKVLLSASLLLCAGFCFAKNAVPAGPFQWGHTLAPLTTIKMATAEISAYMPAKKKLFVVGDANIVEVVDLSNPSEAKKISEVEIPGNASSVTVHGDLVAVSMLEIEEWRDGQVQVMRYADSLEVLGVYKVCSQPDMIKFTPDGKNLLVACEGSPSQDFAVDPEGGIAFLSVAKANAESWKNAELSILGFDKLDTNALKKSGVRAPGNQGFLKSLEPEYITVSDDSKLAWVSLQENNAMAIIDVPAKKIKKVFSLGFVDHSRNGFAIDAVSDGKIDIKNYYPLRGLRQPDGIAAFMAGDRHFVMTANEGAPVNDYKVWTDVTTVPELVAQGRLDESVFTEKMTTDLKDLSVSSLERCDEGKYRTHNGKCPYAYTFGSRSVSIFDGETGKLLWDSGEMFERVLAKIAPEYFNWNSKKGKAKMDKRSSDKGCEPENVTVGEVGRRRYAFAGLERTSGVAVFDITDPEAPKLVDYYLDPLDRGPEGILFIPADKSPIAGQALLVVGYEYSKTLTIYTIK; encoded by the coding sequence ATGAATAAAGTTCTTTTGAGTGCAAGCCTGCTTTTGTGCGCAGGCTTTTGTTTTGCAAAAAATGCGGTGCCTGCAGGGCCTTTCCAGTGGGGGCATACACTTGCTCCGCTTACGACAATTAAAATGGCTACGGCCGAAATTTCGGCGTATATGCCTGCCAAGAAAAAACTGTTTGTTGTGGGCGATGCTAATATTGTCGAAGTAGTAGACTTGAGCAATCCAAGCGAAGCTAAAAAGATTTCTGAAGTAGAGATTCCGGGAAATGCTTCTAGCGTGACAGTCCATGGTGACTTGGTCGCGGTGAGCATGCTTGAAATAGAGGAATGGCGCGACGGACAGGTGCAGGTGATGCGCTATGCCGACAGCTTGGAAGTGCTTGGTGTATACAAGGTTTGTAGCCAGCCAGATATGATTAAGTTTACGCCCGATGGCAAGAACTTGCTGGTGGCTTGCGAAGGTTCGCCTAGTCAGGATTTTGCGGTAGACCCCGAAGGTGGTATTGCGTTCTTGTCGGTTGCTAAGGCAAATGCTGAATCGTGGAAAAATGCAGAATTGTCGATTTTGGGCTTTGATAAGCTCGATACGAATGCGCTTAAGAAGTCGGGTGTTCGCGCTCCCGGAAATCAGGGCTTTTTAAAGTCGTTGGAACCGGAATACATTACCGTGTCCGATGATTCCAAATTGGCATGGGTGAGCCTGCAAGAAAATAACGCCATGGCAATCATTGATGTGCCGGCAAAGAAAATCAAGAAGGTGTTTTCGCTGGGCTTTGTGGACCATTCCAGAAATGGTTTTGCAATTGATGCCGTGAGCGATGGAAAGATTGATATCAAGAATTACTACCCGCTGCGTGGCTTGCGCCAGCCCGATGGCATTGCCGCTTTTATGGCGGGGGATAGGCACTTTGTGATGACCGCGAACGAAGGCGCTCCTGTAAACGATTACAAGGTTTGGACCGATGTAACGACGGTGCCGGAACTTGTGGCGCAAGGCCGTTTGGATGAAAGCGTGTTTACGGAAAAGATGACTACGGATTTGAAAGATCTTTCGGTCAGTTCGCTGGAACGCTGCGATGAGGGCAAGTACCGTACCCACAACGGCAAGTGTCCTTACGCTTATACATTCGGTTCTCGCTCCGTGAGCATTTTTGATGGCGAAACGGGTAAATTGCTCTGGGATTCTGGCGAAATGTTCGAACGTGTTTTGGCTAAGATTGCGCCGGAATACTTCAACTGGAATTCCAAGAAAGGCAAGGCGAAAATGGACAAGCGCAGCAGCGATAAAGGCTGCGAACCCGAAAACGTGACCGTGGGCGAGGTCGGTAGACGTCGCTATGCTTTTGCGGGCTTGGAACGTACGAGCGGTGTTGCGGTGTTCGATATTACGGACCCGGAAGCCCCGAAACTGGTGGATTACTACTTGGATCCGCTAGACCGCGGCCCCGAGGGAATCCTTTTCATTCCGGCTGACAAGAGCCCGATTGCAGGCCAGGCATTACTCGTTGTCGGCTATGAATACAGCAAGACCCTGACGATTTATACGATTAAATAA
- a CDS encoding ATP-dependent helicase C-terminal domain-containing protein, whose product MNYKDLALAEEEGKLEAAIAASRNLLIEAPTGSGKSLFIPYFLSKHCKGRVVVLQPRRIAALALAQFSAKLHGESCGKTVGYQFRQDSCKSADTRILFQTYGNFLQELLHGKLDAEWIVFDEYHERKADMDLLFAYFLRRETKDEGREWPRIAVMSAALNRSELETVLGVKCLSLGHPLYPVQIINQTPATGTSLVSGVGLDAEVVRALRTLYRNNIWQTTLVFLPGKAEIARCHTAAAEALGQNCAEFLELYGGQDRETQDRIFEVTERPRVIFTTNIAETSITVPNVTGVVDSGIERVSLYDDSEKVNVLRTLPISMQNAIQRSGRSGRTQNGCAIRLWSEESEKRMPQGIVPEVLQIEPSELLLQKAALETLGGERRSRNESGMTEGIVLPTAIPEAREKTATALLEKFGMLQDGAITALGLKAIRTPVSSIPLALLLASAQSKADLPDLLLAALAWIHSGTEFLQKAKVAYDILTLASDTLSKNRDVPREVSFTLRQLRDYRDGLKQDPSTAQQRCSAQDDTVRSLLKAFPDRLATPSGNAYKLANQNVIRLQVTEPPYAILALSMLRTGTTKSELKVNLYAPISQDMLGGSNAKTRYELLWRSGQERFIGVEISESENADGSTTELSRKEILTQDASPKVLEELKKLTVDAWREKIEKENWSGKFLTEAVQTQLIKMRLAAKLYPEYGLPEFNEEDMELIFDEFANGKFLLRDINEDRYRSIVEDYFGKSMLQWLGKTFPDHYMLPNGKRARYSYQEVAVSDDGKSVQSIEGVLVEISARIEDLMQLRGEHKIADGKLKVRYDILAPNFRTIQKTWDLTGFWQNTYAEVRKELRGRYPKHPWPESVI is encoded by the coding sequence GTGAATTACAAAGATTTAGCACTCGCCGAAGAAGAAGGCAAACTGGAAGCCGCGATAGCGGCTTCTCGCAATTTATTGATTGAAGCGCCGACCGGCTCGGGCAAGTCGCTATTTATCCCCTACTTTTTAAGCAAGCATTGCAAAGGCCGCGTGGTCGTATTGCAGCCACGCCGTATTGCAGCACTCGCGCTGGCGCAGTTCTCGGCAAAACTCCACGGAGAAAGCTGCGGCAAGACCGTCGGCTACCAGTTCAGGCAAGACAGTTGCAAGAGCGCAGACACGCGCATACTCTTTCAGACCTACGGTAACTTTCTGCAAGAGTTGCTACACGGCAAGCTGGACGCCGAATGGATTGTCTTTGACGAATACCACGAACGCAAGGCTGACATGGACTTGCTGTTCGCGTATTTTCTTAGACGAGAGACAAAAGACGAGGGACGAGAGTGGCCACGTATAGCAGTGATGTCGGCGGCGTTGAACCGTTCCGAACTCGAAACGGTTCTCGGCGTCAAGTGCCTGAGCCTCGGCCACCCGCTCTACCCCGTCCAGATTATCAACCAGACTCCGGCCACGGGGACATCGCTTGTTTCGGGCGTTGGACTTGACGCCGAAGTGGTGCGGGCGCTCCGCACACTCTACCGCAACAACATCTGGCAGACCACGCTGGTATTCTTACCGGGCAAAGCCGAAATCGCCCGCTGCCACACCGCCGCCGCCGAAGCCCTCGGGCAGAACTGCGCCGAATTTCTGGAGCTCTACGGCGGACAGGACCGCGAAACGCAAGACCGCATTTTTGAAGTCACTGAACGCCCGCGCGTCATTTTCACCACAAACATTGCAGAAACATCTATCACTGTTCCGAATGTAACAGGCGTTGTCGACAGCGGCATTGAACGCGTGAGTTTGTATGATGACAGCGAAAAGGTGAATGTTCTGCGCACACTTCCGATTTCGATGCAGAACGCAATTCAGCGTTCGGGCCGTAGCGGTCGTACGCAGAACGGATGCGCCATTCGCCTGTGGAGCGAAGAATCCGAAAAGCGCATGCCCCAAGGAATCGTGCCCGAAGTCCTGCAAATCGAGCCCTCGGAATTGCTATTGCAGAAGGCGGCATTAGAGACTCTCGGCGGGGAAAGGAGATCCCGGAACGAGTCCGGGATGACAGAAGGAATAGTACTTCCGACTGCGATTCCGGAAGCACGCGAAAAGACGGCGACGGCACTCCTCGAAAAATTCGGGATGCTCCAAGACGGAGCCATCACCGCACTCGGGCTCAAAGCAATCCGCACGCCCGTTTCTAGTATTCCGCTCGCGCTGCTCCTCGCGTCGGCCCAAAGCAAAGCGGACCTACCCGACTTGCTCCTCGCCGCGCTCGCCTGGATTCACTCCGGCACAGAGTTCTTACAGAAAGCAAAAGTCGCCTACGACATTCTGACTCTCGCAAGCGATACTTTGTCCAAGAACAGGGATGTTCCGCGAGAAGTTTCGTTCACACTCCGGCAGTTGCGCGACTACCGCGACGGATTAAAGCAAGATCCTTCGACTGCGCAACAACGTTGCTCCGCTCAGGATGACACTGTTCGCAGCCTCTTAAAAGCTTTCCCGGACAGGCTCGCGACTCCAAGCGGAAACGCCTACAAACTCGCCAACCAGAATGTGATTCGCCTGCAAGTTACAGAACCGCCTTACGCGATTCTCGCACTCAGCATGCTCCGTACCGGCACCACCAAGTCCGAACTCAAGGTCAACCTTTACGCGCCCATTTCGCAAGACATGCTCGGCGGCAGCAACGCCAAGACCCGCTACGAGCTCTTGTGGCGCAGCGGACAAGAAAGATTCATCGGAGTCGAAATCAGCGAATCTGAAAACGCCGACGGTTCCACCACCGAACTTTCCCGCAAAGAAATTCTCACGCAAGATGCATCACCCAAGGTTCTCGAAGAACTCAAGAAGCTCACCGTCGACGCCTGGCGCGAAAAAATCGAGAAAGAAAACTGGAGCGGCAAATTTCTGACCGAAGCCGTTCAGACGCAACTCATCAAAATGCGCCTTGCCGCCAAACTCTACCCCGAATACGGCCTCCCCGAATTCAACGAAGAAGACATGGAACTTATCTTCGATGAATTCGCAAACGGCAAGTTCCTGCTCCGTGACATTAACGAAGACCGTTACCGCAGTATCGTCGAAGATTATTTCGGCAAGTCCATGTTGCAGTGGCTGGGCAAGACATTCCCCGACCATTACATGCTCCCGAACGGCAAGCGCGCTCGCTACAGCTACCAAGAAGTCGCCGTCAGCGATGACGGAAAATCCGTGCAAAGCATCGAAGGCGTTCTCGTCGAAATCTCGGCCCGAATTGAAGACTTGATGCAACTCCGCGGCGAGCACAAGATTGCCGACGGCAAATTAAAAGTCCGGTACGACATTCTCGCACCGAACTTCCGCACAATTCAAAAAACTTGGGACTTAACCGGATTCTGGCAGAACACCTACGCCGAGGTGCGCAAGGAATTGCGCGGCCGCTATCCCAAGCACCCCTGGCCCGAATCCGTTATTTAA
- a CDS encoding POTRA domain-containing protein, whose translation MLDFLKRIVFTCVVTAGFSEFAFAETSACPEETVISSIQFEGLEHTKSRVVERELLNKAGSPFSAEKFELEKRRLQDLDLFTEISAGCEGGNLTYHFKEIFRWIPAPAGKTTERDGLMLGLALANLNVLGEDIRAEVQFRTSTRHFLDNNEYAFYASSPYLFGTPLGWNFEFSHTDSYDDIRGYYDNSWLWDLDLDYKFMPHLYILGTLVGRNLKNAAFLPEFGAGFAFDYRDSKIDTRKGIYYEYMMTHVGAGDNQDSDCDVSDGESCEGMGGENYWELLTDARAYYSVSRFVTGATALVRYRPGDVKFYDYFSHGGVNSYRGRYGDSKRLGAHEALLNLEERFILLDRQPASILGVNFFYGVQLVAGLDGSLLWSSGRPGWDDYEGAIYGGVHLVVPAVDRLRFEVGYSPDRGEPKFFFGMIEKVSTSRWRSR comes from the coding sequence GTGTTAGATTTTCTGAAAAGAATTGTTTTTACATGTGTTGTAACTGCGGGTTTTTCTGAATTCGCTTTTGCTGAAACGAGTGCTTGCCCCGAAGAAACGGTTATTTCCTCGATCCAGTTCGAGGGCCTAGAGCATACCAAGTCTCGCGTGGTGGAACGCGAACTCTTGAATAAGGCGGGCTCGCCGTTCTCTGCAGAAAAGTTCGAACTAGAAAAACGCCGTCTGCAAGACTTGGACTTGTTTACCGAGATCTCGGCGGGGTGTGAAGGCGGAAATCTCACGTATCATTTCAAGGAAATCTTCCGCTGGATTCCGGCTCCTGCTGGCAAAACGACCGAGCGCGACGGGCTTATGCTTGGCCTTGCTCTTGCGAACTTGAATGTGCTTGGCGAAGATATTCGTGCCGAAGTCCAGTTCCGTACATCGACTAGGCATTTCCTCGACAACAACGAGTATGCTTTCTACGCAAGTTCTCCTTATCTGTTCGGGACTCCGCTGGGTTGGAATTTTGAATTTTCGCACACCGATAGTTACGATGACATTCGCGGCTATTATGACAACAGCTGGCTTTGGGATTTGGACTTGGACTACAAATTCATGCCTCACCTGTACATTCTGGGAACGCTTGTGGGTAGGAACCTGAAGAATGCGGCCTTCTTGCCTGAATTTGGTGCGGGCTTTGCCTTTGATTACCGCGACAGCAAGATTGATACTCGCAAGGGCATTTATTACGAATACATGATGACTCATGTGGGCGCCGGAGACAATCAAGATTCCGATTGCGATGTGTCTGACGGCGAAAGTTGCGAAGGAATGGGTGGCGAAAACTATTGGGAACTTTTGACCGATGCTCGTGCCTACTATTCCGTAAGTCGTTTTGTGACCGGTGCGACGGCGCTAGTTCGCTACCGCCCGGGCGATGTCAAATTCTACGATTACTTTTCGCATGGGGGCGTGAATTCCTACCGAGGCCGTTATGGCGATTCGAAACGCTTGGGAGCGCACGAAGCCTTGCTCAATTTGGAAGAACGCTTTATCCTGCTCGACCGTCAGCCGGCAAGCATCTTGGGCGTGAATTTCTTCTATGGCGTGCAACTGGTGGCAGGTCTCGACGGCAGCTTGCTTTGGAGCTCGGGTCGCCCCGGTTGGGATGACTACGAAGGTGCCATCTATGGCGGCGTCCATCTAGTGGTGCCCGCGGTTGACCGCTTGCGCTTTGAAGTGGGATATAGCCCCGATAGGGGTGAACCCAAGTTCTTCTTTGGCATGATTGAAAAGGTGTCGACGTCTCGTTGGCGCAGCAGATAG
- a CDS encoding inorganic diphosphatase, which yields MAINYLDLPIGRKYPFEVDCVVEIGKDTNLKYEYDERLHVFRLDRCLLSSMSYPCTYGFIPSTKADDGDAIDMLIYSPASMQTGTVCTCRVIGALDMTDGGRKDYKVLGVPVFNPRPIKDISDVDQMFLRITRNFFQNYKELEGKDVQIGEWQNAAFAREKVIAAHKAYFQMQVQVPETCYQEPESVDHLPPEELI from the coding sequence ATGGCAATTAACTATCTGGATCTTCCGATTGGTCGCAAGTACCCGTTCGAAGTGGACTGCGTCGTGGAAATCGGTAAAGACACCAACCTCAAGTACGAATATGACGAACGCCTGCACGTGTTCCGCCTGGACCGCTGCCTGCTGAGCTCCATGAGCTACCCCTGTACTTACGGCTTTATCCCGAGCACCAAGGCTGACGATGGTGACGCTATCGATATGCTGATTTACAGCCCCGCCTCGATGCAGACGGGTACGGTTTGCACCTGCCGCGTGATTGGTGCACTCGACATGACTGACGGTGGCCGCAAGGACTATAAGGTTCTGGGCGTTCCCGTTTTTAATCCGCGCCCCATCAAGGACATTTCTGATGTGGACCAGATGTTCTTGCGCATTACGCGTAACTTCTTCCAGAACTACAAGGAACTGGAAGGCAAGGACGTTCAGATTGGTGAATGGCAGAATGCTGCCTTTGCTCGCGAAAAGGTGATTGCGGCACACAAGGCTTACTTCCAGATGCAGGTTCAGGTGCCTGAAACTTGCTACCAGGAACCGGAAAGCGTTGACCACTTACCGCCTGAAGAGCTGATTTAA